In the Paralichthys olivaceus isolate ysfri-2021 chromosome 15, ASM2471397v2, whole genome shotgun sequence genome, one interval contains:
- the gnb2 gene encoding guanine nucleotide-binding protein G(I)/G(S)/G(T) subunit beta-2, which produces MSELEQLRQEAEQLRNQIRDARKACGDSTLTQITAGLDPVGRIQMRTRRTLRGHLAKIYAMHWGSDSKLLVSASQDGKLIIWDSYTTNKMHAIPLRSSWVMTCAYAPSGNYVACGGLDNICSIYCLKTREGNVRISRELPGHTGYLSCCRFIDDNQIITSSGDTTCALWDIETCQQTTVFSGHSGDVMSLSLSPDLRTFVSGACDASVKLWDIRDSMCRQTFTGHESDINAICFFPNGSAFATGSDDATCRLFDLRADQELSLYCHDNIICGITSVAFSRSGRLLLAGYDDFNCNIWDAMKGDRAGVLAGHDNRVSCLGVTDDGMAVCTGSWDSFLKIWN; this is translated from the exons ATGAGTGAGCTGGAGCAGCTTCGTCAGGAGGCCGAGCAGCTTCGGAACCAGATAAGA GACGCCAGGAAAGCATGTGGAGATTCAACCCTGACGCAG aTAACTGCCGGTTTGGATCCCGTGGGGCGGATTCAGATGCGGACGAGACGCACCCTTCGTGGCCACCTCGCCAAGATCTACGCCATGCACTGGGGTTCAGACTCCAA gctTCTGGTTAGTGCCTCTCAAGATGGAAAACTGATAATCTGGGACAGCTACACAACCAACAAG ATGCACGCCATCCCACTGCGCTCCTCCTGGGTGATGACCTGCGCGTACGCACCGTCCGGGAACTACGTGGCCTGCGGAGGCCTCGACAACATCTGCTCCATCTACTGCTTGAAGACTCGCGAGGGCAACGTCCGAATCAGCAGAGAGTTACCTGgacacacag GTTACCTGTCATGTTGCCGTTTCATTGACGACAATCAAATCATCACGAGTTCAGGAGACACCACATG TGCACTGTGGGACATCGAGACGTGTCAGCAGACCACCGTGTTCTCGGGCCACAGCGGCGACGTCATGAGCCTGTCCCTGTCGCCCGACCTCCGCACCTTTGTGTCGGGAGCCTGCGATGCCTCAGTCAAACTGTGGGACATCAGGGACAGCATGTGTCGGCAGACCTTCACAGGCCACGAGTCGGACATCAACGCCATCTGT tTCTTCCCAAATGGCAGCGCCTTCGCCACAGGCTCCGACGACGCCACCTGCAGGCTGTTCGACCTGCGAGCCGACCAGGAGCTCAGCCTCTACTGCCATGACAACATCATCTGCGGCATCACCTCCGTGGCTTTCTCACGCTCCGGCCGTTTGCTGCTCGCTGGATACGACGACTTCAACTGCAACATCTGGGACGCCATGAAAGGAGACAGAGCAG GAGTCCTAGCCGGCCATGACAATCGTGTGAGCTGTCTGGGCGTGACAGACGATGGCATGGCGGTGTGCACCGGCTCCTGGGACAGCTTCCTTAAGATCTGGAACTGA